The DNA sequence CTGCTTGCTGTTGGATAAAGCGCATATGACAACCAGAGCGGACACACTCGCTTAATAAGTCAATTTGTTTGTGTGAGAAACCCACCAGTAGAGTTAAAAATGTGATGGAACCCTATTTCtcttgtattttttattcggttcatgggaatttaactgcaaattgtattttaatgtggaCCACGTCATAtcgcacagccttttatctgcaacaagtcaatttgatggaaacatctacGGTGGGAAACTGCGCATATAGTATTTATGCGCAGTTTCGAATATTGTCACCCATGGGATGGAAAACTAGCTAGTGTCAGTGATTTAACAACTATAGAAATAAAACTGTGACCAATAATTAAACACTTACAACTAACATCCCCATGGAAGAACATTGATTTGTAAAATCTAAACTGATTAATGAAATGTGATGTTGGTGACTTACCTTTATGCGATGCGCACTGTCAGTGCTGCTACATTCAAGTGTGTAATCTGCAATTTCACACAGGAAATGTGGTAGAAATGATTGGTTCTGTGTCTTGCCCAATGAAGTTTGTTCGCTCTCCCTCACCACTAAGGAACCGAACATGTGCCTGTAGTGTATCAGGTTGCATGCTGTTGACACGTGGTGAAAAGGTACTATCTGTGTCACTGCAAAGGAAAATACTGTAGCTGAACACTACAATTGGTGGTGACAGAAAGAAAACCAGCTACCATTTACTCCCTGTTCTTGAGAAATAAACATCTTACTACTATGCAATAGTAGTTTCCTCTCATATCACCAATATAGTAgttttatataaaatatatactgaacaaaaatatatttgcaatatgcaacaatttcaaaaattttactgagttacatttcatataagaATCAGTATCTTGATatatattcattaggccctaatctatgaatttcacatgactgggcaggggcacagccatgggtggtcctgggaggccataggcccacccacttggcagccaggccaaCTCACTGCGGAGCCAAGCtgaagccaatcagaatgagctgttccccacaaaagggctttattacagacagaaatattcctCAGAAAtagtcactaacagggatgtaaacaaatttgtccacaaaatctgagagaaatacattttttgtgcatatggaacatttctgcaatttttttttatttcagctcatgaaacatgggaccaacactttacatgtggcatttatttttgttcagtgtatgaaaTACCAGAATGGGTTGTGAGACACTGCTGTAGCCTACTCACAACAAAAAACCTGTTAGTTCAGGAAACCACAGTGGAGTGGTAAGGAACAgccccaaaaacacacacacacacctgcaggacaggaaaCAAACTGTTTCACACCTCCTGTGCTgcaggtgtgggtgtgtgtcaagACTTCTATAACAGAGGAAGTCGGCTAAATTGTACCTAGAATTGATGTATTATTTTTATTGTATTGTTTtcaaagagacaaacacatacCATGTAATAAAGACAATACAAAGGCAggtaaaaaacacacaaaaaacatgtttttgtcagTTTGATAGTTTCATTGTGTAGCATTATGAGTCATCAACAGCTGTCATGTACATATTAATGCTGTTTTTCGAGTTCACAAAGTACATATTCTACATTTGAGTCCATCAGCTCCAGTATATCAGGAAAAGTCTACAGAAAGACAAAGTACCTCATTCTTCATCACTGTGTGTACAGAGGAAGTAAATACATACTTCACTGAGAATCTACACCTCTGTGACAGTGGAATCTACTGTACCTAGGGTTACTAGCCTAGTAGATGCACAATGCAAAGAGATTCTAGAACCTAGATAATGTAGACCTGGAGTCCCTTCTCCTGATTACAAAGGTACAGTATGTGTTAGCAACCATTAACCAATCACTCTTCTCCATTGctgccctccccctcctccccctccccgctTCGGGCATTGCAGCGGTTGCCATGGCGTTTTATGCCCCACACCACGTCAGAGCTGAAGGGGCAGAAGAGGCAGCGGTACATGCCCTGTCTGTGGTTGTGGTAGATATGGTTGAGTAGCGAATACTCTAGTATGAAGGCCTTGCTACACTCTTTACAGCAGTAAGGTTTGGGCACGTCGTGCTTGTAGCTCACGTGGTAGATGGCATGGCCCTTCATCTTGGAGCGCTTGCCGCACAGGCGACAGTTGTAGCGACCCCCCTGGCGCTGGATATATTTGGTCAGGAAGGCCTCTTCCTGCTTTTTGTGTTTgtcactttttttgttgttgttggtctgtagctcctcttcctcttcatcatGATCATCTTCCTCACTGCCTGCCGTAGAGCTTCTTTTTCGTTTCATGGGGCTGCCGGCTGAGCGGGAGTCCTCTTCATTGTCCtcgcctccctccatctcctctagtcctcttTTCCTACCTTCCTCCTCTTGCTTCACTCCTttgtcctcatcctcctcttctgccTTGGGCTCACTGGGAGGATGACTACTGTCTTTTGACAGCACGTCTACACTGATACCTTCCTGTTCTTCTCCCGCCTCACCCCTACGctcatccccttctccctccacaccctGGCCCTTCCCAGAGAGGCAGTGGCAGGTGAGCAGGTGGTCATAGAGGCGAGGGAACTCCCTGGCCGTGTGGAAACACAAGCTGCAGTGGAACAGCCGTGCCGTGCGCTGGTAGAAGATGGCGTTGCCCAGGCGACCCACAGGCGTGTCATCCAGGCGGCTTGGATGGATCTTAGCGATGTGGATGAGGTAGCTGCAGTGGCTCTTACACTGGAGCAGACAGTGGGGACACTGGAGGTGCTGGAGATAGCTGTCCGACTCCCGGTCTCTGTCCCGCCCCTGGCCGCCAGAGGAGGAAGACTGCCTCTTGAGTTCCATAACAGCTCCCTGTGACTCCTTAATGTCCGCAACGGCTTCTtttgactctgactctgactcatTAACTTCAATCATGACTGGCATGGACTCCTTCACGTCAATGGCGGCTGAAATTGACTCCTTAACGTCCATTGTGGCTTCCGTTGACTCCTTAAAACCCGTCATGGCTGTCTCTGACTCCTTAACCTCCACCACGGCATCCATTGACTGGGGCTCACTGGACACAGAGGGGAGTGAAAAACTTGCCGTTTTAATTATTGATTGTTGTTTATTTGAATAAGACTGAATGTATGTAATACATAAGTGCTGTTAGTAATACATTAGTAATTACAACGTAACTTAACAGTTGTCCAAATGCATACAAATTTACAAGCTAGCATTGTAGCACATCTGTACATCAGGAAATCTATATCACTAACAACGTTGAGTGTGCAGGTGTCAACATTTGACACTAGTTTAATCTAGATTCACATCCGACATTGTAGAGGCATAATTCCAGCCATGTTCACAGAATGAAAGTATGCTAGTTCACTCCCAAATAGATTTAGCCGAACTCAAGCTAGTTTACTGTGTAAACAATAGCACATAGTTCGTTCGAAAATTTACATTTTAACTCACCTATCAATTCTCAAAAAGCCAATGAAACACACATTCCATATTTCCGTGACTATATAGATGATGCCTGATTGTTGTTCGTTTAATTTGATGAAATAGCAAATATCTGCTATAATGTAACAGTTTTTCCTCGGGAGCCTTTCCTTGGCTTATCAGAAGTGACGCTCAGCACGTTGACGTGACGTACCCTCCATCATTAACTCTCTACTCACCGTTTCGGCTCCCTGCTGTTCTGGATAACAGAATAATCCACGCGTGGTCTGTCCTGAACTTCTTGGTTCGGTCTGTGTTGCTTCTTCTCGTCATTTTGGCTAACATAAGGTGAATAAGTATCGGTTCTGCTCGGGCTATCGCTGGGACAAATCGTGGGAACCGCGTCATCCCACAACAATCACTTTCTCGGTGTATGAAGTCGAAAACATTATTTGCTGAAATGAGCCTCGCGTATCTGAGTGCCGTTCAATACGCCATTCTCGTGTAAGGAGGCGAATTCCACCAATTATCGGAATACGATGTAGTCTTTTGGAAAAGAGTGGAAACTGGTGGTTTGCAGCCCAGGACAATGCACCTTGTCGGCGTTTTGTAAATAGAGTAAACTGGGGCAAGCCCCAAAGCTGTGTTCGAAAACCCATACTgtgtactacatacttaatgagtatatactattagttcattttagcatACTGTAAACGAACAGTATCCTTCTCGTCCTTTTGGCTAAGAAGAAGAAGTTTCGTTTCTGCTCAGGCTATCATGGAACTCTGAGGTCTTCCCATTGTTTCCTGTTGAGTGTACAAGTTCTTCGCATGTCTACCAGAAGTTGAtgttgttgctatgcaaccttAACAAATTACTAGTTAGAAATTTTACGAATTTGCGTGGGTTCTTAAATTCCATCTGGAGTGCCAGATTTCGCTCGTAAATTCAGAgctttgtcagattgtccgttcgtaaattcagagcgtttcgcacttggagtaccaagtctaggacaaaaaggcttctcaacagtttttacccccaagccataaaactcctgaacaggtcatcaaatggctacccggactatctgcattgtgtgacCCTCCCAAccactcttttacgctgctgctactctctgtttatcatatatgcatagtcactttaactatacattcatgtacatactacctcaattggcccgaccaaccagtgctccctcacattggctaaccgagctatctgcattgtgtcccgccacccaccaacccctcttttacgctactgctgctctctgttcatcatatatgcatagtcactttaaccatatctaca is a window from the Oncorhynchus tshawytscha isolate Ot180627B linkage group LG14, Otsh_v2.0, whole genome shotgun sequence genome containing:
- the LOC112236867 gene encoding chromosome alignment-maintaining phosphoprotein 1 — protein: MDAVVEVKESETAMTGFKESTEATMDVKESISAAIDVKESMPVMIEVNESESESKEAVADIKESQGAVMELKRQSSSSGGQGRDRDRESDSYLQHLQCPHCLLQCKSHCSYLIHIAKIHPSRLDDTPVGRLGNAIFYQRTARLFHCSLCFHTAREFPRLYDHLLTCHCLSGKGQGVEGEGDERRGEAGEEQEGISVDVLSKDSSHPPSEPKAEEEDEDKGVKQEEEGRKRGLEEMEGGEDNEEDSRSAGSPMKRKRSSTAGSEEDDHDEEEEELQTNNNKKSDKHKKQEEAFLTKYIQRQGGRYNCRLCGKRSKMKGHAIYHVSYKHDVPKPYCCKECSKAFILEYSLLNHIYHNHRQGMYRCLFCPFSSDVVWGIKRHGNRCNARSGEGEEGEGSNGEE